The following coding sequences are from one Sesamum indicum cultivar Zhongzhi No. 13 linkage group LG11, S_indicum_v1.0, whole genome shotgun sequence window:
- the LOC105173289 gene encoding chaperone protein dnaJ 3, whose translation MFGRAPKKSNDLKFYEILGVPISASQDELKKAYKKAAIKNHPDKGGDPEKFKELAHAYEILSDPEKREIYDEYGEDAVKEGMGGGSHSYDPFNIFESFFGGGFGGGFGGGRSSRSRKRQGEDVVHPLRVSLEDLYNGTTRKLSISRNALCNKCKGKGSKSGTSARCHGCQGTGTRTTSRPIGPGMVQRIQHICSDCRGSGELISERDRCSQCKGKKVAQENKVLEVHVEKGMQQNQKIVFSGQADEAPDTITGDIVFVLQQREHPKFKRKSDDLYVEHNLSLREALCGFQFILTHLDGRKLVIKSNPGEVFKPDCYKAINDEGMPHYQRPFMKGQLYIHFNVEFPDSGFLSPEKLRILTTVLPVKSDKRLPDKLLAKCEETTLLDVNMEEEMRQKEQQRQREAYDEDDDDPPVHQVACNQQ comes from the exons ATGTTTGGACGTGCTCCAAAGAAAAGCAATGACCTcaagttttatgaaattcttgGTGTTCCCATAAGTGCGAGTCAAGATGAACTCAAGAAGGCCTATAAAAAGGCTGCCATAAAGAATCATCCTGACAAAGGGGGAGATCCTGAAAAG TTCAAGGAGTTGGCTCAtgcatatgaaattttaagtgATCCTGAAAAGAGAGAGATTTATGATGAATATGGTGAAGATGCCGTCAAGGAAGGAATGGGAGGAGGCAGTCACTCATATGATCCATTCAACATATTTGAATCTTTTTTCGGTGGTGGATTTGGTGGAGGTTTCGGCG GTGGCAGAAGTTCTAGGAGCAGAAAGAGACAGGGTGAAGACGTAGTGCATCCATTAAGGGTTTCTCTAGAGGACTTGTACAATGGTACAACCAGAAAACTCTCTATTTCCCGGAATGCATTGTGCAACAAGTGTAAAGG GAAAGGTTCAAAGAGTGGGACCTCTGCGAGATGTCATGGTTGCCAGGGTACTGGAACAAGGACGACCAGTCGGCCAATAGGACCTGGAATGGTCCAACGAATACAACATATCTGCTCTGATTGCCGAGGATCAG GAGAACTCATTAGTGAAAGAGATCGATGCTCCCAGTGCAAAGGTAAGAAGGTTGCACAGGAAAATAAAGTATTAGAAGTTCACGTTGAGAAAGGGATGCAGCAAAATCAAAAGATTGTGTTCTCAGGGCAGGCTGATGAAGCT CCTGATACTATCACTGGAGACATTGTCTTCGTGCTGCAACAGAGAGAACACCCCAAGTTCAAAAGGAAGAGTGATGATCTTTATGTCGAACACAATCTTAGTTTACGAGAAGCACTTTGTGGTTTTCAGTTCATCCTTACTCATCTCGACGGGAGGAAACTAGTAATCAAATCAAACCCTGGCGAAGTCTTTAAGCCAG ATTGTTACAAGGCGATAAACGATGAAGGAATGCCACACTACCAGAGACCATTCATGAAAGGGCAGCTATATATCCATTTCAATGTCGAGTTCCCTGATTCTGGGTTCCTTTCTCCCGAGAAGTTGAGAATTCTGACAACAGTGCTACCGGTGAAGTCAGATAAGCGTTTGCCCGATAAATTACTGGCTAAATGCGAGGAAACCACTTTGCTTGATGTCAACATGGAAGAAGAGATGAGGCAGAAGGAGCAACAAAGACAACGCGAGGCATACGATGAAGACGACGATGACCCACCCGTGCATCAAGTAGCATGTAACCAGCAGTAG